The following proteins are co-located in the Apium graveolens cultivar Ventura chromosome 5, ASM990537v1, whole genome shotgun sequence genome:
- the LOC141724964 gene encoding uncharacterized protein LOC141724964: MDLLYDIVDHDQTAYENDGDDKFYAELERRILVLINTADEGDHSKNSRMIGGTRNYSTRRDQSYFDWTETENPPSSVPSTILNLWRSNVNGTGVFIPHMVKAKRRNKNRGRKARTEREMYKAKAVAN; this comes from the exons ATGGACTTGTTGTACGATATCGTTGATCATGATCAAACTGCCTATGAAAATGATGGTGATGATAAATTCTACGCCGAACTTGAGAGGAGAATTCTTGTGTTGATTAACACAGCTGATGAGGGTGATCACTCCAAGAATTCACGGATGATAGGAGGAACAAGAAATTATTCGACTCGTCGAGATCAAAGCTATTTTGATTGGACAGAGACCGAGAATCCTCCTAGCTCGGTGCCAAGCACGATATTGAACTTGTGGAGATCCAACGTTAACGGAACTGGAGTATTTATACCTCATATGGTTAAGGCCAAAAGAAGAAACAAGAATC GAGGAAGAAAAGCCAGAACGGAACGAGAAATGTACAAGGCGAAAGCAGTGGCAAATTAG